In Kineococcus rhizosphaerae, the following proteins share a genomic window:
- a CDS encoding antitoxin has protein sequence MDYLKGKLGEAAEQAKEIADEARGKAGAFAAEHSGHADGALGKAGEFVNSRTGGKFAGPVSKVSDLARKGVDLVAEQAPPTTTPDGGTPMRGGVASDGTPMTGPVR, from the coding sequence ATGGACTACCTCAAGGGCAAGCTCGGCGAGGCGGCCGAGCAGGCCAAGGAGATCGCCGACGAGGCCCGGGGCAAGGCGGGCGCGTTCGCGGCCGAGCACTCCGGGCACGCCGACGGCGCGCTCGGCAAGGCCGGCGAGTTCGTGAACTCGCGCACCGGCGGCAAGTTCGCCGGTCCGGTGAGCAAGGTGAGCGACCTGGCCCGCAAGGGCGTGGACCTGGTGGCCGAGCAGGCCCCGCCGACGACGACCCCGGACGGCGGGACCCCGATGCGCGGGGGCGTCGCCTCGGACGGCACGCCGATGACGGGACCGGTCCGGTGA
- the miaA gene encoding tRNA (adenosine(37)-N6)-dimethylallyltransferase MiaA yields MLCHDDAVGQSNVPDPTPLIAVIGPTASGKSDVGVALARLLAERGTPGEVVNADALQFYRGMDVGTAKITLAERRGVPHHLLDVLDVTETAEVARFQGWARTAFDDITGRGHVPVLVGGSGLYVRAALDDLRFPGKDPAVRARFEAELERVGPQALHARLAASDPEAAARILPSNGRRIVRALEVGEITGEPFAAALPEQTYLRPTVQVGLAVPREQLVARIDARVERMWAAGLVEEVRALEGRGLRDGLTAGRALGYAQVLDALDGTTTEDEARELTARLTRRFARKQESWFRRDPRVHWLEAPDGTTADDLAHRVLQLLPVASAA; encoded by the coding sequence ATGCTCTGCCACGATGACGCGGTGGGCCAGTCGAACGTTCCCGATCCGACACCGCTGATCGCGGTCATCGGCCCGACCGCCTCCGGCAAGTCCGACGTCGGCGTCGCCCTGGCGCGCCTGCTGGCCGAGCGCGGGACCCCCGGGGAGGTCGTCAACGCCGACGCCCTGCAGTTCTACCGGGGCATGGACGTCGGCACCGCGAAGATCACGCTCGCCGAGCGCCGCGGGGTCCCGCACCACCTCCTCGACGTCCTCGACGTCACCGAGACCGCCGAGGTCGCCCGGTTCCAGGGCTGGGCCCGCACCGCGTTCGACGACATCACCGGACGCGGGCACGTGCCCGTCCTGGTCGGCGGCTCCGGGCTCTACGTCCGCGCCGCCCTCGACGACCTGCGCTTCCCCGGCAAGGACCCCGCCGTCCGGGCCCGGTTCGAGGCCGAGCTGGAACGGGTCGGACCCCAGGCCCTGCACGCCCGCCTCGCCGCCTCCGACCCCGAGGCCGCCGCGCGGATCCTGCCGAGCAACGGCCGGCGCATCGTGCGCGCCCTGGAGGTCGGCGAGATCACCGGCGAGCCCTTCGCCGCCGCCCTGCCCGAGCAGACCTACCTGAGGCCCACCGTGCAGGTCGGTCTGGCCGTCCCCCGCGAGCAGCTCGTGGCCCGCATCGACGCCCGCGTGGAGCGCATGTGGGCGGCCGGGCTCGTCGAGGAGGTCCGGGCGCTGGAGGGCCGCGGCCTGCGTGACGGGCTGACCGCCGGCCGCGCGCTCGGCTACGCGCAGGTCCTGGACGCCCTCGACGGGACCACCACCGAGGACGAGGCCCGCGAGCTGACCGCCCGTCTCACCCGCCGGTTCGCCCGCAAGCAGGAGTCCTGGTTCCGCCGCGACCCGCGCGTGCACTGGCTCGAGGCCCCCGACGGCACCACCGCCGACGACCTCGCCCACCGGGTCCTGCAGCTGCTGCCCGTAGCATCGGCGGCGTGA